One part of the Marinobacterium rhizophilum genome encodes these proteins:
- the imuA gene encoding translesion DNA synthesis-associated protein ImuA — MSLEQLLEQGAVWRASDTVGEPCVAGFYSGHEELDQMLNGQGWQPGSLVEMLYDTEGCGELRLLLPLLAASAERWVLWVDPPHIPYAPALKAAGVALDRLLLVRSNSRRDRLWCLEQALKSGCCSAVLGWLGDVPQQALRRLQLAAAQGQGLGFIFRPTACREQHSAAPYRLLLEPDQAPDKLAVSVLKRRGGWPLPRRVLSLRQKTVGRRAASLSALPGVVSARVRAGG, encoded by the coding sequence ATGAGTCTGGAGCAGTTGCTGGAGCAAGGCGCCGTATGGCGGGCGAGTGACACCGTTGGCGAGCCCTGTGTCGCCGGGTTTTACAGTGGGCACGAGGAGCTGGATCAGATGCTGAATGGGCAGGGCTGGCAGCCTGGTAGCCTGGTGGAAATGCTCTACGATACCGAGGGCTGTGGCGAGTTGCGCCTGTTGCTGCCGTTGCTGGCAGCATCCGCGGAGCGCTGGGTGCTCTGGGTTGATCCGCCCCATATTCCCTATGCGCCGGCGTTAAAGGCTGCCGGTGTGGCGCTGGACAGGCTCTTGCTGGTACGCAGCAACAGTCGTCGTGATCGGCTCTGGTGTCTGGAACAGGCGCTGAAAAGCGGCTGCTGCAGTGCTGTTCTGGGCTGGTTGGGCGATGTGCCACAGCAGGCGCTGCGCCGTTTGCAGCTGGCCGCGGCCCAGGGACAGGGACTGGGGTTTATCTTCAGGCCCACGGCTTGTCGTGAACAGCATTCAGCGGCGCCTTACCGGTTGCTGCTGGAGCCCGATCAGGCACCGGACAAACTGGCGGTTTCAGTATTGAAGCGCAGAGGTGGCTGGCCGTTGCCGCGCCGTGTCCTGTCCCTGCGTCAGAAAACTGTGGGTCGCCGCGCTGCTTCCCTGTCAGCTTTGCCGGGCGTTGTATCGGCGCGGGTACGCGCGGGTGGATGA
- a CDS encoding Y-family DNA polymerase, protein MNGLWLYLHFPLLPLEMQCTADSRKAAVLLDARATRLELCNAAAQAQGLESGMTVAHALSLVPELHLLQANTQQAAQQLEGLALWSGRFSARVSLQPPCGLLLELESMLRYFRGLGALWENIQAQLQTLELSCISATGHTPLAARVLALDGGFCAAGATEHLQRLQSVPIERLELDARLCAQFRGLGFSRLGELLALPATELAHRFGAGLTAWLERLTGQSPDPPRYFTIPATFLRELPLAYEVERTEALLFGLRRLLVQLEGFLRAHYWRAVRLQLELLQRQGQQRLQLGHAQGAQSAEVWLELCRLRLERTVLARPVVGLRLGVTECRDIESGVEDLFSTARAKDAPAQLLSRLQMRLGKQALYRVMPSEDYRPERSWNRAPLEGPLPVLPVTAGLRPLWLLNAPERLPPDAVGCTVELLQGPERIVSGWWDQQPVRRDYYIGRWVDGRRGWLYREPDGGWYLHGWFG, encoded by the coding sequence ATGAACGGGCTCTGGCTGTATTTGCATTTCCCGTTGCTGCCACTGGAGATGCAGTGCACGGCTGACTCCCGGAAGGCGGCAGTACTGCTGGATGCACGTGCGACCAGGCTGGAGCTCTGTAATGCGGCCGCGCAGGCGCAGGGGCTTGAATCCGGCATGACGGTCGCGCACGCGCTGAGCCTGGTGCCGGAGCTGCACTTGCTACAGGCGAATACGCAGCAGGCGGCGCAGCAGCTCGAAGGCCTGGCGCTTTGGAGCGGGCGTTTCAGTGCCAGGGTCAGTCTGCAGCCGCCCTGTGGTCTCCTGCTTGAGCTGGAATCGATGCTGCGTTACTTCCGGGGCCTGGGTGCGCTCTGGGAGAATATACAGGCGCAGTTGCAGACGCTGGAACTCAGCTGTATCAGCGCGACGGGACACACTCCGCTGGCCGCGCGCGTGCTGGCGCTGGATGGCGGTTTCTGTGCTGCAGGGGCGACTGAGCATCTGCAGCGTTTGCAGTCGGTGCCCATTGAGCGACTGGAGCTGGACGCGAGGCTGTGTGCGCAGTTCCGGGGGCTGGGGTTTTCTCGCCTGGGAGAATTGCTGGCCCTGCCGGCAACGGAGCTGGCGCACCGCTTTGGCGCAGGTCTTACGGCCTGGCTGGAGCGGCTGACGGGACAAAGCCCGGATCCACCGCGCTATTTCACTATTCCCGCCACCTTCCTGCGCGAGTTACCCCTGGCTTATGAGGTGGAGCGTACCGAGGCACTGCTGTTCGGGCTGCGCCGGTTACTGGTGCAACTGGAGGGTTTTCTGCGGGCGCACTACTGGCGAGCAGTCCGCTTGCAGCTGGAGTTGCTGCAGCGGCAGGGGCAGCAGAGGCTGCAGCTGGGACATGCACAGGGCGCCCAGTCAGCGGAGGTCTGGCTGGAGCTGTGCCGTCTGCGTCTGGAGCGAACGGTGCTGGCCCGCCCCGTTGTCGGTTTGCGCCTTGGGGTGACGGAGTGCCGTGATATTGAGTCCGGTGTGGAGGATCTGTTCAGTACAGCGCGGGCAAAGGACGCACCGGCACAGTTACTGAGCCGATTGCAGATGCGCCTGGGGAAGCAGGCACTTTACCGGGTTATGCCCAGCGAGGATTATCGTCCGGAGCGAAGCTGGAACAGGGCGCCTCTTGAGGGGCCCTTGCCAGTGCTGCCGGTTACAGCGGGTCTGCGGCCACTCTGGTTACTGAACGCGCCCGAGAGGCTGCCTCCCGATGCCGTTGGCTGCACGGTTGAACTGTTGCAAGGGCCGGAGCGCATCGTCAGTGGTTGGTGGGATCAGCAGCCGGTGCGACGGGATTACTATATCGGGCGCTGGGTGGACGGCCGGCGAGGCTGGCTGTATCGCGAGCCGGATGGCGGCTGGTATCTGCATGGCTGGTTTGGGTAA
- a CDS encoding patatin-like phospholipase family protein: MGVRKINLALQGGGAHGAFTWGVLDRLLEEPTLRFEGVSGTSAGAMNAVMLASGLQQGGHEGARELLARFWHEVSLHALPELPKGLPTAGFGESVTDWMQMLSYYLSPYDLNPLDINPLRSLVERTVDFERLRAASPLRLFVAATDVQSGKLRLFRDTEMTADHLLASACLPTLHKAIEIDGSSYWDGGFSGNPAIYPLVFDCASDDVLVVLLQPLMRVGTPVSASSIRERVAEFGFQSTYLREMRALSYMQFEIRKTPFSLGAFERRVRRLRLHLIETDELLAGLDRASKYDTRLHFLQALHDRGRERAHLWLAQQGHCLGRTSSCDLGLFL, encoded by the coding sequence ATGGGAGTGCGAAAGATCAATCTTGCGCTGCAGGGCGGCGGTGCCCACGGGGCTTTTACCTGGGGGGTGCTGGACCGCTTGCTGGAGGAGCCGACACTGCGATTTGAGGGTGTCAGCGGGACCAGCGCCGGTGCCATGAATGCCGTCATGCTGGCCAGTGGCTTGCAGCAGGGCGGCCATGAAGGCGCCCGTGAACTGCTGGCGCGCTTTTGGCACGAGGTGTCGCTGCATGCCTTGCCGGAGCTGCCCAAGGGGTTGCCCACGGCGGGTTTCGGCGAGTCGGTCACGGACTGGATGCAGATGTTGAGCTATTACCTGTCGCCCTATGACCTTAATCCGCTGGATATCAACCCGTTGCGATCCCTGGTTGAGCGCACCGTGGACTTTGAGCGCCTGCGAGCCGCGTCCCCGCTACGGCTGTTTGTGGCGGCGACCGATGTTCAAAGTGGCAAGTTGCGGCTGTTCCGCGACACTGAAATGACCGCCGATCATCTGCTGGCTTCGGCCTGTCTGCCGACCCTGCACAAGGCGATTGAAATCGACGGAAGCAGCTACTGGGATGGCGGTTTTAGCGGCAATCCGGCGATCTATCCACTGGTCTTCGACTGCGCCAGTGATGATGTGCTGGTCGTCCTGCTACAACCACTGATGCGCGTCGGTACGCCCGTCAGCGCATCCTCCATTCGCGAGCGGGTGGCGGAGTTCGGCTTCCAAAGTACTTATCTGCGTGAAATGCGTGCCCTCAGTTACATGCAGTTTGAAATCCGCAAGACACCGTTCTCCCTGGGCGCCTTTGAGCGCAGGGTACGGCGTTTGCGATTGCACCTGATTGAAACCGATGAGCTGCTTGCTGGCCTGGACAGGGCCAGCAAATACGATACCCGACTACACTTTCTCCAGGCGTTGCATGACCGGGGACGGGAGCGGGCCCATCTCTGGCTGGCGCAGCAGGGACATTGCCTCGGGCGGACATCCAGCTGTGATCTGGGGCTGTTTTTGTAA
- a CDS encoding error-prone DNA polymerase, producing MADPVTLEYAELHCLSCFSFLRGASHPEELVRRASELGYRALALTDECSVAGVVRAWEACRDTGLELIVGSEFRLQDERVLLLAQNRRGYAQLCALITLARRRAPKGEYRIEWADFGPQPDCLLLYRPGDNVQRATERGRELSGRFPGRCWLLIERLLGGGDAARYARQQQLAKVLMLPMVCASGVLMHLPARQRLQDVLTSIRLGVPVNQAGFALQGNAERHLRSLNKLQRLYTPEMMRETLRIAERCCFDLGELRYEYPAELVPQGKSAGQWLALRVQEGAGLRFPEGMPAAIARQVEHELGLIAELQYEHYFLTIEDIVRFARSQGILCQGRGSAANSVVCYCLHITEVDPRQVNMLFERFISRERDEPPDIDVDFEHERREEVIQYIYRRYGRERAGIAATVIRYRRRSALRDVGKALGLDAAYLHGLCSRLDRRAELPQWLEQLRACGGDVPAPRFRLLLELVDEIIGFPRHLSQHVGGFVISAGPLSELVPVENAAMKERSLIQWNKDDLESLGLLKVDVLALGMLSAVRKTLALLSQRDGKVLRMQDIPREDPAVYEMLSRAQSVGVFQVESRAQMNMLPRLQPRCYYDLVIQVAIVRPGPIQGDMVHPYLKRRAGLEPVHYPGDAVRQVLERTLGVPIFQEQVISLAMVAAGFSAGEADQLRRAMAAWRRSGTIAVYQRRLVEGMLARGYSEEFAQRICRQIEGFGEYGFPESHAASFALLVYVSAWLKCHEPAAFCCGLLNSQPMGFYSPAQLVQDARRQGVTVRAVDINCSAWDATLEPDGALRLGFRMVKRLSRKAAEFVLEARKTGPFSSVADAIGRIRLDTGSWDLLAAAGALNTLAQHRYQARWALLAGDPALALGDARVEESGVVQLAAPNERADLEEDFRHLGLTLGRHPMALLRDADELQGCLSAEQLERCRPGQLVRVAGVVTNRQRPGSASGVTFVTLEDETGQVNLVVWGRTAEVQRRALLSARLLRVAGVLEREGDIIHVVAGRLEDISRCWQTLSLRSRDFH from the coding sequence GTGGCTGATCCAGTGACGCTGGAATACGCGGAATTGCATTGCCTGAGCTGTTTCAGCTTTCTGCGTGGCGCTTCGCACCCCGAAGAACTGGTGCGGCGGGCCAGTGAACTGGGCTACCGGGCACTGGCGCTGACCGACGAGTGTTCGGTTGCCGGTGTGGTGCGGGCCTGGGAGGCCTGCCGGGATACCGGATTAGAGCTGATTGTCGGGTCCGAGTTTCGCCTGCAGGATGAGCGGGTGCTGTTGCTGGCGCAAAACAGGCGTGGTTATGCACAGCTCTGTGCGCTGATTACACTGGCGCGCAGGCGAGCACCCAAGGGGGAATACCGGATTGAGTGGGCCGATTTTGGGCCGCAGCCGGATTGCCTGTTGCTGTATCGCCCCGGAGACAATGTACAACGGGCTACTGAACGGGGACGCGAGCTGTCTGGCCGCTTCCCCGGCCGATGCTGGCTGCTGATCGAACGTCTGCTGGGAGGCGGGGATGCCGCCCGTTATGCACGGCAGCAACAGCTGGCAAAAGTGCTGATGCTGCCGATGGTTTGCGCCAGCGGTGTACTGATGCACCTGCCGGCTCGGCAGCGGCTGCAGGATGTGCTGACATCGATTCGCCTGGGGGTGCCGGTGAATCAGGCGGGTTTTGCACTGCAGGGTAATGCCGAACGGCATCTGCGCTCACTCAACAAGCTCCAGCGCCTTTATACACCAGAAATGATGCGTGAGACGCTGCGCATTGCCGAGCGCTGCTGCTTCGATCTTGGCGAGCTGCGTTATGAATACCCGGCCGAGCTGGTGCCCCAGGGTAAAAGTGCCGGGCAGTGGCTGGCTCTGCGGGTGCAGGAAGGGGCGGGTCTGCGCTTTCCCGAAGGCATGCCGGCGGCCATTGCCCGCCAGGTGGAGCATGAGCTGGGGCTGATTGCCGAGCTGCAGTACGAGCATTACTTTCTTACCATCGAAGATATTGTCCGCTTTGCTCGCAGTCAGGGCATTCTGTGCCAGGGGCGGGGATCGGCGGCCAATTCGGTGGTGTGCTATTGCCTGCATATCACCGAAGTGGATCCACGCCAGGTGAACATGCTGTTTGAGCGCTTTATCTCCCGTGAGCGGGACGAGCCGCCGGATATCGATGTCGACTTTGAGCATGAACGGCGCGAGGAGGTGATCCAGTATATCTATCGGCGTTACGGCCGGGAGCGGGCGGGGATAGCCGCAACGGTGATCCGTTACCGCCGGCGCAGTGCGCTGCGGGATGTCGGCAAGGCATTGGGGCTGGATGCCGCTTATCTGCACGGGCTGTGCAGTCGGCTGGATCGACGCGCTGAGCTCCCCCAGTGGCTGGAGCAGCTGCGTGCCTGTGGTGGTGATGTGCCAGCGCCCCGGTTCCGGTTACTGCTGGAGTTGGTGGACGAAATTATCGGTTTTCCTCGTCATCTGTCACAGCATGTGGGCGGCTTTGTGATTTCAGCGGGCCCCCTGTCGGAGCTGGTGCCGGTGGAAAATGCCGCGATGAAGGAGCGCAGCCTGATTCAGTGGAACAAGGATGACCTGGAAAGCCTTGGCCTGCTGAAAGTGGATGTGCTGGCGCTGGGCATGCTCAGTGCCGTGCGCAAGACGCTGGCGCTGTTGTCGCAGCGCGACGGCAAGGTGCTGCGCATGCAGGATATTCCCCGGGAAGATCCGGCCGTCTATGAAATGCTGTCGCGGGCCCAGAGCGTGGGGGTGTTCCAGGTCGAATCCCGGGCGCAGATGAACATGTTGCCACGGTTGCAGCCGCGCTGTTACTACGACCTGGTAATTCAGGTGGCCATCGTGCGCCCCGGGCCCATTCAGGGAGACATGGTGCATCCTTACCTGAAGCGGCGGGCAGGGCTTGAGCCGGTGCATTATCCGGGAGATGCCGTGCGCCAGGTACTTGAGCGTACCTTGGGTGTACCTATCTTCCAGGAACAGGTGATCAGCCTGGCCATGGTGGCCGCGGGCTTTAGTGCCGGAGAAGCGGATCAGTTGCGCCGTGCCATGGCGGCCTGGCGGCGCAGCGGCACCATTGCCGTGTATCAGCGCAGGCTGGTGGAAGGGATGCTGGCGCGGGGATACAGCGAGGAATTCGCCCAGCGCATCTGTCGGCAGATCGAGGGTTTTGGCGAATACGGCTTTCCGGAGTCCCATGCCGCCAGCTTTGCCCTGCTGGTCTATGTATCGGCCTGGCTGAAGTGTCACGAACCGGCAGCTTTCTGTTGTGGCCTGCTGAACAGCCAGCCCATGGGGTTTTACTCCCCTGCTCAGCTGGTACAGGATGCCCGGCGCCAGGGTGTCACCGTGCGTGCAGTGGATATCAACTGCAGTGCCTGGGATGCCACGCTGGAGCCGGACGGTGCCCTGCGGCTGGGCTTTCGGATGGTGAAACGGCTGTCCCGCAAGGCGGCGGAATTTGTACTTGAGGCGCGCAAAACAGGTCCCTTCAGCTCGGTGGCTGATGCAATAGGGCGTATCAGGCTGGACACCGGCAGCTGGGACCTGCTGGCGGCGGCCGGGGCGCTGAATACGCTGGCGCAGCACCGTTACCAGGCACGCTGGGCGTTGCTGGCGGGGGACCCTGCCCTGGCGCTGGGAGATGCCCGGGTGGAGGAAAGCGGCGTTGTGCAGCTTGCGGCACCCAATGAACGGGCGGATCTGGAAGAGGACTTTCGGCACCTGGGCCTGACTTTGGGGCGCCACCCGATGGCGCTGTTGCGTGATGCAGATGAGCTCCAGGGTTGCCTGAGCGCAGAGCAGCTTGAGCGCTGTCGCCCCGGACAACTGGTACGGGTGGCGGGGGTCGTCACCAACCGGCAACGGCCGGGATCGGCTTCGGGAGTCACCTTTGTCACCCTGGAGGATGAAACCGGGCAGGTGAACCTGGTGGTCTGGGGCAGAACCGCCGAGGTGCAGCGCCGGGCACTGCTGAGTGCGCGGCTGTTGCGTGTTGCCGGAGTGCTGGAGCGGGAGGGTGACATTATCCATGTGGTTGCCGGACGTTTGGAGGACATCAGCCGCTGCTGGCAGACGTTGTCGTTACGTTCGCGGGATTTTCACTAG
- the pgeF gene encoding peptidoglycan editing factor PgeF yields MKLLRPQWPVSGRVQACVSTRQGGASRGAFQGLNLGDHVGDDPQSVAQNRQNLAAQLGLERPAQWLQQVHGVDVVQAVADGQVRQADACWSDQPGLACVVMTADCLPVFFSDGCKVAVAHAGWRGLVAGILENTLAVFERPEQVHCWLGPAIGPEAFEVGAEVQEAFCVAHPAAAEAFVARVGVPGKYFADIYALARLRLEAIGVASVSGGDFCTLNDAQNFYSYRRDGETGRMASLIWLA; encoded by the coding sequence ATGAAGCTGCTGCGTCCGCAATGGCCGGTATCCGGGCGGGTACAGGCCTGTGTCAGTACTCGGCAGGGGGGCGCCAGTCGTGGCGCTTTCCAGGGCTTGAACCTCGGCGATCACGTCGGAGATGATCCCCAGAGCGTGGCGCAGAACCGTCAAAACCTTGCAGCGCAGCTGGGCCTCGAGCGCCCGGCGCAGTGGCTGCAGCAGGTGCACGGTGTCGATGTGGTCCAGGCGGTTGCTGATGGCCAGGTGCGCCAGGCGGATGCCTGCTGGAGCGACCAGCCGGGTCTGGCCTGTGTCGTGATGACGGCGGATTGCCTGCCGGTCTTTTTCAGTGACGGCTGCAAGGTGGCGGTTGCCCACGCCGGCTGGCGCGGGCTGGTGGCCGGTATTCTGGAGAATACCCTTGCCGTGTTCGAAAGACCTGAGCAGGTACACTGCTGGCTGGGGCCGGCCATCGGCCCGGAGGCCTTCGAGGTTGGCGCCGAGGTACAGGAGGCATTCTGTGTGGCGCATCCCGCTGCCGCAGAGGCTTTTGTGGCCCGTGTCGGTGTGCCCGGCAAGTACTTTGCCGATATCTATGCCCTGGCACGTCTGCGGCTTGAGGCTATCGGCGTGGCGTCTGTTTCCGGGGGCGATTTCTGCACGTTGAACGATGCACAAAATTTTTATTCCTATCGCCGCGATGGCGAAACCGGTCGTATGGCCAGCCTGATCTGGCTGGCCTGA
- the rluD gene encoding 23S rRNA pseudouridine(1911/1915/1917) synthase RluD, whose product MPEQKPEQVQLQARVADELVGKRLDQAIAQLFPEYSRSRLQGWIKDGCVTVDGEQKRTRDKLQGGELICVDAELALIEHHQPEPMELEIIYEDDDILVINKPAGLVVHPAAGHADGTLLNALLHHVPDIAQVPRAGIVHRLDMDTTGLMVVAKTIQAQTELVVQLQERSMGREYEAVVMGVMTGGGKVDAPMGRHKTNRQKMAVVHMGKPALTHYRLLQRFRAHSHIRLKLESGRTHQIRVHMSHINYPLVGDPVYGGRFRLPKGVSEGLIKTLRGFNRQALHAKKLELFHPVTGELMSWEVDLPEDFQLLLKALQQDLRRNEES is encoded by the coding sequence ATGCCAGAACAGAAACCTGAACAGGTTCAATTACAAGCGCGGGTCGCCGACGAGCTGGTCGGCAAGCGGCTGGACCAGGCCATCGCGCAGCTGTTTCCCGAATACTCGCGCTCCCGTCTTCAGGGCTGGATCAAGGACGGTTGTGTCACCGTGGATGGCGAGCAGAAGCGTACCCGTGACAAGCTGCAAGGCGGTGAGCTGATCTGTGTTGACGCAGAACTTGCCCTCATCGAACACCACCAGCCCGAGCCCATGGAGCTGGAAATCATCTATGAAGACGATGATATCCTGGTGATCAACAAGCCTGCGGGTTTGGTGGTGCATCCGGCGGCGGGCCATGCCGATGGCACCCTGCTGAATGCGCTGCTGCACCATGTACCGGACATTGCCCAGGTACCGCGTGCCGGTATCGTGCACCGTCTGGATATGGATACCACCGGGTTGATGGTGGTGGCCAAAACCATCCAGGCCCAAACCGAGCTGGTGGTGCAGCTGCAGGAGCGTTCCATGGGCCGCGAGTATGAAGCGGTTGTGATGGGCGTGATGACCGGCGGTGGCAAGGTGGATGCTCCCATGGGGCGTCACAAGACCAACCGGCAGAAAATGGCGGTGGTGCATATGGGCAAGCCGGCCCTGACCCATTACCGTCTGCTGCAGCGTTTTCGGGCACATTCCCATATCCGCCTCAAGCTGGAATCGGGGCGCACGCACCAGATCCGCGTGCACATGTCCCATATCAATTACCCGCTGGTGGGGGACCCTGTCTACGGCGGCCGTTTCCGTCTGCCCAAGGGGGTCAGTGAAGGCCTGATCAAGACCCTGCGCGGCTTTAACCGCCAGGCGCTGCATGCCAAGAAACTGGAACTGTTTCACCCCGTAACCGGTGAACTCATGTCCTGGGAAGTGGACTTGCCGGAAGACTTCCAGCTGCTGCTCAAGGCGTTGCAGCAGGACCTGCGGCGCAACGAAGAGTCATGA
- a CDS encoding outer membrane protein assembly factor BamD encodes MRFVKVIGILTLVSLMSACSFWGGEKTEEPDVPEQQLYSEALEALEAQNYSLAVEKLQRLEARYPFGRFSEQAQLELIYAYFKNFEPEAARAAADRFVRLHPNHENIDYAYYLKGLTSFEEDRSLVSRYLPIDETQRDPGAALESFESFSTLTTRYPNSQYAPDSLKRMQYLKNRLAQYEVHVAQYYMKRGAWVAAANRGRYVVENLQETPAVPEALGIMAEAYEELGLNDQAAKAAEVLHSNFPDFRYESGKERDKSLLETATFGLLGSPDEAAIQRPTSIIVPSQPAEPAPETERSWFSILTFGAFDDSEEEAEAKAQP; translated from the coding sequence ATGCGCTTTGTAAAAGTCATTGGCATCCTGACTCTGGTCTCTCTGATGTCCGCCTGTTCATTTTGGGGCGGAGAAAAGACAGAAGAACCGGATGTACCGGAGCAACAGCTCTACTCCGAGGCACTGGAAGCCCTGGAGGCGCAGAATTACAGCCTTGCGGTGGAAAAACTGCAGCGGCTCGAGGCACGCTACCCCTTTGGCCGCTTCTCCGAGCAGGCCCAGCTGGAACTGATTTACGCCTACTTCAAGAATTTTGAACCTGAAGCTGCCCGCGCCGCCGCGGACCGCTTCGTTCGCCTGCACCCGAATCACGAGAACATCGACTACGCCTACTACCTGAAGGGCCTGACCTCCTTCGAGGAAGATCGTTCTCTGGTATCGCGCTACCTGCCGATCGACGAAACCCAGCGCGACCCGGGCGCGGCACTGGAGTCCTTCGAAAGTTTCTCGACGCTGACCACGCGCTACCCCAACAGCCAGTATGCGCCGGACTCGCTCAAGCGCATGCAGTACCTGAAAAACCGCCTGGCACAGTATGAGGTGCATGTGGCGCAGTACTACATGAAGCGTGGCGCCTGGGTGGCCGCCGCCAACCGTGGCCGTTACGTGGTGGAAAATCTGCAGGAAACCCCCGCCGTGCCGGAAGCGCTGGGGATTATGGCCGAAGCCTATGAAGAACTGGGGCTCAACGACCAGGCGGCCAAGGCTGCAGAAGTACTGCACAGCAACTTCCCGGACTTCCGCTATGAGTCCGGCAAGGAACGTGACAAGTCCCTGCTCGAAACCGCAACCTTCGGCCTGCTGGGCAGCCCGGATGAAGCGGCCATTCAGCGTCCCACGTCCATCATTGTGCCCTCACAGCCCGCAGAACCCGCCCCGGAAACCGAGCGTTCCTGGTTCAGTATTCTGACCTTTGGCGCCTTCGACGACAGCGAAGAGGAAGCCGAGGCCAAAGCCCAGCCCTGA
- a CDS encoding NAD+ synthase, with translation MSHSIRVLMAQINTLVGDIPGNTQRVVDIALEARDQQQADVVLFPELTLSGYPPEDLLLRPSIQTRIEAALTRLREDVRDIHVVVGYPRYRDGVLFNMAGVIYNGELVAEYAKQCLPNYQVFDEMRYFTAGDQPCVFDLKGVPVALTICEDLWKSKPAEQVREQGARLMLNLNASPFHVDKSHQRARLLSERARQAGCPILYLNQVGGQDELIFDGGSKVIAADGSRVFQGRFFEETSFVVDYQDADQSLSVPGTNSVAFPSIEQSVYDALVLGVRDYVNKNGFKGVVLGLSGGIDSGVTLAVAVDALGADRVEAVMMPFRYTSSMSQEDASEQARMLGVNYSSISIEPMYNAFMAQLSDEFAGLSADTTEENLQARCRGVVLMAISNKKGVLVLTTGNKSEMAVGYSTLYGDMAGGFDVLKDVPKTLVYRIAAYRNGISPAIPQRVIDRPPSAELAPDQTDQDSLPDYDVLDRLLELYVEHDYSAHALIAEGFEPEVVQRVIRLVDINEYKRRQAPVGVRITQRGFGRDRRYPITSGWKAGD, from the coding sequence ATGAGTCATTCTATTCGGGTCCTGATGGCCCAGATCAATACGCTGGTGGGGGATATCCCCGGCAATACCCAGCGCGTCGTCGATATTGCCCTGGAGGCGCGGGATCAGCAGCAGGCCGATGTGGTGCTGTTTCCGGAACTGACCCTCTCGGGCTACCCGCCGGAAGACCTGCTGCTGCGCCCGAGCATTCAGACCCGCATTGAAGCGGCGCTGACACGCCTGCGGGAGGACGTGCGCGACATCCATGTGGTGGTGGGCTATCCGCGTTACCGTGATGGTGTGCTGTTCAATATGGCGGGGGTTATCTACAACGGTGAACTGGTCGCCGAGTATGCCAAGCAGTGCTTGCCGAACTACCAGGTGTTCGACGAGATGCGCTATTTCACCGCGGGTGATCAGCCCTGCGTATTCGATCTCAAGGGGGTGCCGGTGGCACTGACCATCTGCGAGGATCTGTGGAAGAGCAAGCCCGCCGAGCAGGTGCGCGAGCAGGGTGCACGCTTGATGCTGAACCTCAACGCTTCGCCCTTTCATGTCGACAAGTCCCACCAGCGGGCCAGGCTGCTGAGTGAGCGCGCTCGCCAGGCAGGGTGCCCGATCTTGTATCTGAACCAGGTTGGAGGCCAGGACGAGCTTATCTTCGATGGCGGCTCCAAGGTGATCGCCGCTGATGGCAGCCGTGTCTTCCAGGGCCGGTTTTTCGAAGAAACGTCCTTTGTGGTGGACTACCAGGACGCCGACCAGAGCCTGTCGGTTCCGGGGACAAACTCGGTGGCCTTTCCATCCATCGAGCAGAGCGTGTACGACGCCCTGGTGCTGGGTGTGCGTGACTACGTCAACAAGAATGGTTTCAAGGGCGTGGTGCTGGGTCTGTCCGGCGGCATTGACTCCGGCGTTACGCTGGCGGTGGCCGTGGATGCCCTGGGCGCCGACCGGGTGGAAGCGGTGATGATGCCGTTCCGCTACACCTCGTCGATGAGCCAGGAGGATGCCAGCGAGCAGGCGCGCATGCTGGGTGTGAACTACAGCTCGATATCGATTGAGCCCATGTACAATGCCTTTATGGCGCAGTTGTCCGATGAGTTTGCCGGCCTGTCGGCCGATACCACCGAGGAAAACCTCCAGGCACGTTGCCGGGGCGTGGTGCTGATGGCCATTTCCAACAAGAAGGGCGTGCTGGTGCTTACCACTGGCAATAAGAGCGAGATGGCGGTGGGTTACTCAACGCTGTACGGTGATATGGCCGGCGGCTTTGATGTGCTTAAGGATGTGCCCAAAACCCTGGTGTATCGCATTGCGGCCTACCGCAATGGCATTTCCCCCGCGATCCCGCAGCGCGTGATTGACCGCCCACCGTCTGCTGAGCTGGCGCCGGATCAAACCGACCAGGACAGTCTGCCGGACTACGATGTGCTGGACCGCTTGCTGGAGCTTTACGTCGAGCATGACTACAGCGCCCATGCGCTGATTGCCGAGGGCTTTGAGCCCGAGGTGGTGCAGCGCGTGATTCGCCTGGTGGATATCAATGAATACAAGCGCCGCCAGGCTCCTGTTGGCGTGCGTATTACCCAGCGCGGCTTCGGGCGCGATCGGCGCTATCCCATTACTTCGGGCTGGAAGGCAGGAGACTAG